TCGCTTCCAACCACCGCGTCCGATGAACACCGTGACGACCTCGATGTCCCGGCCGACCTTCGCCCGGTTGAGATCGCGGGAGCAGAAGCCGCCGTCGGACAGGATCAGGATGACCTTCCGTCGGACGGGCTCGCCCTCGGCGCTCCTCGGTCGCTTGTTCAGCTCGGTCTCCGCGACGCGCAGGCCGAGGTCGATTCGGGAAAGCCCCTCGCCCTTCAGTCGGTTGCCGCTCGAGCCGACCTTCTTGCCGAGCTCACCGTCGTGGAGCGTGAGGATCGTTCGGCCGCGGCTGCCGAAGGCGGCGAAGCCGAGGCGCAGGACGCCCGACTCGATGTCTCCGCTGATCGCCGGGTCATTGACGAAGTCGCGCATGAAGATCGAAACCTCGCGGAGGAGGTCCTCGCTGCCCGCAGGCTCCGGGTCCGTCAAGTCCGAGCCGCCCGGCTCGCGCGTCGGCACCGGGATGCCGGGCTGCGGCCTGGGCTCCGTCGTCCGCGTCGGGAATGGATCCTGCAGCGGTGCGCCGTCGTTCACCAAAGGCGGTGGCGGCAGCTTCTCCGTTGGCGTCGCCTTCGGTTCGAGCGTGGGGCGGATGCCGCCGCCGCCCGGCGGGGTTTCGATGCAGCCGGGCGGCTCAGTGTTGTCGCGGCCGACCCCTGGACCGCCACCCCCCCCTGGGTTACCGGAGCCGGGCGTCGCACTGGGCTCCGGCGTCCGCTCGACGGGCGGCGTGACCCGCGGGTCGAGCGTCGCTCCGGGCGTCGGCAGCCGGCCGCCCCGGTCTTCGGCCCGCGTCATCGAGTTCGATTCGTCGGCCAGGATGACGATGTCGATCGGCGCGCGCTTGGCGACGCACGTTTGGGTGAAGACCATCGTGACATCGGCGCTCTGGCCAAGGATGATCTCGCCGGGTTCGACCGACTTGTAGGTTGCGGTCGAACACTGGTTGGCGGGCGGCGTGACCCCGGTCTGCCTCGCAGGCGAGGCATGGGTCAGCGCTGCCATCGACAGGAACAGCACACAGAGTGGGGCGACTATCAGCCCCCAACGACGAATGTGGCGCATCGATCATCGACTCCTTGTGACGTGCCGACGCGCATCGGCCCCACCGTCCTGGTGCTGCCATCTCTCGGAGGCGCGTCAACACAGATGGCCGGTCGCCCGTATCGACCGGCTCCCCCTTCTGATCGAGATTATAGGCGGTCGTGAGCGTGATGAGAACCACGTCTGCACATTTGCGCCGCGCCACGCTGCGCGGAACCGGGGTCGGCCGCACAGGAATTGAACAAGGATTGCCCAAGCCGCGCGGTTGCGTGTGCGCCACATGTCGCTGGTGCGGCACCCATGCTCGACGGTGCGGCACCCATGCCGGTGATCCAGTACAACGACGGAGGGCCGAACCTGTCACCAGGTTCGGCCCTCCGCTACGCGCGTCCTAGGACGTATCGACTACATGTTCCCGATGTTCATGCGCGCCGACGTCCGATCAATTGGTCCCTCGTCCGGCCGGCGGCCACGGCTGGCCCCAGTCGTGGCGACCGCTGCACGAGAACGTGTCGGCGATCTGAGCGTAGATGCTCTGGATCCGATCGCCGCGCGGCTCGATGAAGCTCAAGCTCGGGCGAGATGCACACGTTTGGAGCAGCGACGGCAGCACCCGATCGATCAGCTCGGGCGCATCGGCCCGGCCGAACCCGATCGTGTAGACCGTGATGCCGGCGTCGTTGGCCCGCTGGGCGGCATCGATGACCGTGCCCTCCTGATTGCCGGTCACCGGATGGATCGGCACGCGGTTGGGCAGGCCGTCCGTCAGCATGACCATGATCGGCGTGCTGTAGCTGTGGCGCAGGGCCGGCGGCAACGCCTCCATGCCCTTGTCGAACGCCTTGTCCAGGCGCGTGCCTTCCTTCTGGCGCCGCTCGAGGTTGTCGAGGGCGGCGAGGATCGCGCCGCGGTTGTTGGACAGCTTGGCTTCGATCCAGGCGTCGTCGTTGAATCCGACGATGGCGACCTGGTCGTGGTGCCCAAGGTGGTCCGGCGTCAGGCGCAGCATGTTGACGAACGCCTTGGCGGCGCTGATCACGGCGGCCTTCTTCTGCCCGCCGTCCTCGCTGGGCCGGTTCATGCTCGTCGACATGTCGATGACGAGCGCGACGTCGACGAGTTCGTCCTCGCAGTACTCCTTGACCGAGATCGGGAGGTAGATCGGTCCCGGCCGCGGTGTCGGGGTGACTGTCGGGGTGTTCGTCGGCGTGACCGTCGGGCCGATCGTGTTCGTCGGGGTCGGGGTCGGGGTCGGCGGCGGCGGCGGCGGGGCGGTGCTGGTGGCCTGCGGGTCGGCCTTCAACACGAGCACCCACGGGTCACGGAACGTGAACTCACCGCTGCGGTTCTTGTTGTCCGTGTACGTGCCGTACGCGCCGTTGTTTGTCGGGTGGTAGCCAAGCTCGAGCGGTCGGAGCTTGAAGGAGAAGGTGACGCCTTCCTTCGGGATGTGCGTCTGGGCCCACTCGAGGTACTCCCAGTTCGCCCCATGGCCGTTCGGTTCGGGCAGCGCCGAGTTCTCGATGTACTGCATGTTGTCGGGGATGTTGTCGATCACGGTCAGCCGCTTGAGGATGATGTTCTGGAACTGGCGGCGGATCGTATCGAAGATCTGGCCGAGCTGGCTGGACTGGCGCGCCTCGAAGAAGTAGCGCGGGCTCGTCGCCGCCGAGCGCATGCACTGCACGTCGCAGCCGCCGCCGACGCAGACCGTGATGACGAGGATGCCCTGTCCCTTGGCCTGACCGGCAGCCGCGATCACGGGCGGGCAGCCAGCGTTGTTCTCGCCGTCCGAGACGACGACCATCACCTCGCGGATCGAGTCGCGGTCGCCGGCGCCCGAGCGGCCGCGGTTCATCACACCGAGGCCGGTCTTGATCCCGCAGTCGATGCACGTCCCGCCGGCGGCACCGACGCGCCCGACGCAGCTGGACGCCTGGCTCTCACGGTTCGTCAGCTGGCAGAGCACCTTGGCCGACGAGGCGAAGGAAACGACGCCGACCTGCGTGCCCGGGTTGTCTTTCATGTCCAAGCGGTCGATGAGCTCGCGCCCCGCCTTGCGCAGCTGCTGGTTCGGTTCACCGGCCATCGAGCCGGACGAGTCCAGCACGAGCACGATGTGCAACGGGAACGACTCTCCGGCGCACAACGCGGTCACGGTCAACGTCACGTCAACCGTTTCACCGAGCAGCACCATCTGCGGATCTGCCGTCTTCTTCTGAATGGCGACGCATGAACTCTTGAGCGTCCCCTGCTGCAACCCGGCCTGTGCCGGGCTGGCCTTGGCCGGATCCCCATGGACCATCGCCAAGCCTGCCAACGCGATCAGCCCGAGGCCGACCGCCACCCCCATCGATCGTAACCGGCGCATACCCCTCATCTCCTTACTCCCGTCTTCCTGAGCGATCTTCGCTCAACCGGCGGCCACCGGTGCACAGGTGGCCAATGTGAAGAACGAAGCCGCTCGGATCACCGCGGATCCGCACACGGCTCGCTTGTCCACCTCGCGCCTGAAGGGCAAACGCGCGGCCGAACGAGCCGGCGCCACCGCGGAGCGGCGCCTGGGCGGCAGTATAGGCCCGCCGCCAGCAAGTTGTCAACGACTCGTCAGTGTTTGGTCACGTTTGTCACCGCGCGACCGTCGTCCTACAGTGCGATGAATCGGGCGATGGATCGGGCGACGGATTGTCGGCCTGCCGACCGTCTCCAAACACGGGCGAGATCGTCTCGATCGGACCGGACTCGGCTATCGCCGTATCCGTTCCAGCGTTAACAACCCATAAGCGCGCCGTTTCGGACAGGGCGGGGGAAAACGACCGTCGTTGCGGGGCGCTTGGGCGAGGAACCACTTCGATCATCCGAGTTCGGGGCCGTTCGCGGCCACCGTGCCCCAGGAGCCTCAGAGATGAACGGACCGGTGATGAACGGAACGATGCGCGCAACGCGACTGGGCGTCGCGGCGCTGCTTGTCGGTCTGCTGGCCGGGACCGCGACGGTCGCCGGGCCGGGCTCGCGCACCGTGCGGGCGCAGGAAGCGCTCCAGTGCACGATCACGGGCAC
Above is a window of Candidatus Avedoeria danica DNA encoding:
- a CDS encoding VWA domain-containing protein, translated to MRRLRSMGVAVGLGLIALAGLAMVHGDPAKASPAQAGLQQGTLKSSCVAIQKKTADPQMVLLGETVDVTLTVTALCAGESFPLHIVLVLDSSGSMAGEPNQQLRKAGRELIDRLDMKDNPGTQVGVVSFASSAKVLCQLTNRESQASSCVGRVGAAGGTCIDCGIKTGLGVMNRGRSGAGDRDSIREVMVVVSDGENNAGCPPVIAAAGQAKGQGILVITVCVGGGCDVQCMRSAATSPRYFFEARQSSQLGQIFDTIRRQFQNIILKRLTVIDNIPDNMQYIENSALPEPNGHGANWEYLEWAQTHIPKEGVTFSFKLRPLELGYHPTNNGAYGTYTDNKNRSGEFTFRDPWVLVLKADPQATSTAPPPPPPTPTPTPTNTIGPTVTPTNTPTVTPTPRPGPIYLPISVKEYCEDELVDVALVIDMSTSMNRPSEDGGQKKAAVISAAKAFVNMLRLTPDHLGHHDQVAIVGFNDDAWIEAKLSNNRGAILAALDNLERRQKEGTRLDKAFDKGMEALPPALRHSYSTPIMVMLTDGLPNRVPIHPVTGNQEGTVIDAAQRANDAGITVYTIGFGRADAPELIDRVLPSLLQTCASRPSLSFIEPRGDRIQSIYAQIADTFSCSGRHDWGQPWPPAGRGTN